From Sardina pilchardus chromosome 9, fSarPil1.1, whole genome shotgun sequence, a single genomic window includes:
- the traip gene encoding E3 ubiquitin-protein ligase TRAIP, protein MPIRAYCTICSDFFDHTRDVAAIHCGHTFHYECLLQWFQTAPNRTCPQCRKQVSTKHIINKLFFDIGGEEEGGSVDPENLQNELDRLRVVLSTKERDCRDKQKLIESLKQIAEKLKQDSERLKKDIGDKEMVCSVLRKELRNLEKQHLDSQAAKEEARQLRVRLKTYESLDTVLQGQRDEVEAMISDMGVGQSAVEQLSIYCVSLKKEYDSLKSSFRSTNEMVEKLRREVFISNNKLQKANIEVNRTKEDMLAAQKDLTSADKEITSLKKKVEILQKTLSTPTRTNDAISRLVFESPAPLELKPRLRRPEHDQDVDLNLTFDVPTPEQTERKPSHSHAPAKKMRLDSTGSSPHLSENASETKKSQVKDPTDPFFRNSLLFRKKAFGSMLDPHNKPGVVRTGYDGLGGRTKFIQPSPLAGLRPLAVKAKRKKVSRPPMGRLPTSLTLDNFLE, encoded by the exons ATGCCTATTCGGGCTTACTGCACCATCTGTTCGGATTTCTTTGATCACACCAGAGACGTGGCTGCCATTCACTGCGGCCATACTTTCCATTATGAGTG CCTGCTGCAGTGGTTTCAGACAGCTCCAAACAGAACGTGTCCCCAGTGCAGGAAACAG GTGAGTACTAAACACATCATCAACAAGTTATTTTTTGACattggaggagaagaggaaggaggtTCAGTGGATCCAGAGAATTTACAG AATGAGCTGGACCGTTTGAGGGTAGTCTTGAGCACGAAAG AGCGGGACTGCCGTGACAAACAGAAGCTGATCGAGAGCCTGAAACAGATAGCGGAGAAGCTAAAGCAGGACTCGGAACGTCTGAAGAAAGATATCGGAGATAAAGAGATGGTCTGCTCAGTTTTACGG AAAGAACTGAGGAACCTGGAGAAGCAGCATCTGGACTCTCAAGCAGCCAAGGAAGAGGCGCGTCAGCTACGGGTCAGACTGAAGACCTACGAGAG ttTAGATACAGTACTGCAGGGCCAGAGGGATGAGGTGGAAGCCATGATCTCTGACATGGGAGTCGGCCAGTCAGCTGTGGAGCAGCTCTCAATCTACTGCGTCTCACTCAAGAA ggagtATGACAGCCTGAAAAGTAGCTTCCGCTCCACCAACGAGATGGTTGAGAAACTCAGGAGGGAGGTGTTCATTTCCAACAACAAG TTGCAGAAGGCCAATATAGAGGTGAACCGGACCAAAGAGGATATGCTCGCTGCCCAGAAGgatctgactagtgctgacaaAGAGATCACA agTCTGAAGAAGAAAGTGGAGATTCTACAGAAGACCCTCAGCACGCCCACCCGCACCAACGATGCAATCAGCCGACTGGTGttcgagag TCCCGCCCCCCTGGAGCTGAAGCCCCGCCTCCGTCGGCCGGAGCACGATCAGGACGTTGACCTCAACCTGACCTTCGACGTGCCCACGCCCGAGCAAACTGAGCGCAAGCCCTCGCACAGCCACGCACCTGCCAAGAAGATGCGCCTGGACTCCACAGG ATCGTCACCACATCTTTCAGAGAATGCTTCTGAGACCAAG AAATCCCAAGTGAAGGATCCCACCGATCCATTTTTTCGGAACTCCCTACTGTTCCGGAAGAAAGCATTTGGAAGCATGCTAGATCCCCACAACAAACCTGGAGTG gtgaGGACAGGATATGATGGCCTGGGAGGAAGGACCAAATTTATTCAGCCT TCTCCGCTGGCTGGGCTCCGACCGCTGGCTGTGAAGGCGAAGAGGAAGAAGGTTTCCCGTCCACCAATGGGAAGGCTCCCCACCAGTCTGACACTCGACAATTTCCTGGAGTGA
- the si:ch211-157b11.8 gene encoding fibroleukin, with the protein MASPGISAASLLGAARVCACVALWIWLSVCACGVCVWCQRDTLVAAPTQRCEGGCRASPPRTDRPKPTEVVEVTDRLVQLQRCMRSLSSPGSTAHQRGQGSESESLSAILALMASVLLECDLHCHSNRLQEVAQKLEGAAAGRDGERDLLLLLKSITHTTQPPTMPPSSGLHPQDCAEIYRWGIKENGIYTIQPNPQLPAIEAMCDMETDGGGWTVFQRRLDGSESFNRSWAEYRQGFGRPQGEYWLGNAALHTLTANGRHTLRIHLQDWHKHTRHATYSTFRVASEALRFRLTVKGYSGDAGNALSYNKRYNHDGRAFSTYDRDHDRYTTGNCARYYGAGWWFDACLAANLNGRYYHGRYSGLTDGIYWGSWYILTDARSGERYSFKTVQMMTRRRVA; encoded by the exons ATGGCGTCTCCTGGAATATCGGCGGCCTCCCTGCTCGGCGcggctcgtgtgtgtgcgtgtgtggcgcTGTGGatatggctgagtgtgtgtgcgtgcggcgtgtgtgtgtggtgtcagagAGACACCCTTGTAGCGGCTCCAACTCAGAGATGTGAGGGAGGCTGCCGGGCCAGCCCGCCGAGGACTGACCGACCCAAACCCACggag gttgttgAAGTGACAGACCGGCTCGTTCAGCTTCAGCGATGCATGCGCTCCTTGAGTAGCCCTGGGTCGACCGCACAccagaggggtcaagggtcagaaTCAGAATCTCTGTCGGCCATTTTGGCTCTGATGGCATCCGTCTTGCTTGAGTGTGACCTCCACTGCCATAGCAACCGGCTCCAAGAGGTGGCACAGAAATTGG AGGGAGCTGCtgcagggagagatggggagagagatctCTTGCTGCTGCTCAAGAGCATCACGCACACCACCCAACCTCCAACAA TGCCTCCATCCTCCGGACTTCACCCTCAAGACTGTGCTGAAATTTACCGTTGGGGAATCAAAGAGAATGGAATTTACACAATCCAGCCCAACCCTCAGCTACCAGCTATAGAG gccATGTGTGACATGGAGACTGACGGCGGAGGCTGGACGGTGTTCCAGCGGCGACTGGACGGCTCGGAGTCGTTTAACCGCAGCTGGGCCGAGTACCGGCAGGGCTTTGGCCGGCCGCAGGGGGAGTACTGGCTGGGCAACGCCGCGCTGCACACCCTCACGGCCAACGGCCGACACACACTCCGCATCCACCTGCAGGActggcacaagcacacacgccaCGCCACCTACAGCACCTTCAGAGTGGCATCAGAGGCACTGAG GTTCCGGCTGACAGTAAAAGGCTACAGTGGGGACGCTGGAAATGCCCTGAGCTACAACAAGCGCTACAACCACGACGGCCGAGCCTTCAGCACCTACGACCGCGACCACGACCGCTACACCACCGGAAACTGTGCCCGCTACTACGGCGCCGGCTGGTGGTTCGACGCGTGCTTGGCCGCCAACCTGAACGGGCGCTATTACCACGGGCGCTACAGCGGCCTCACAGATGGCATCTACTGGGGCTCCTGGTACATCCTCACCGACGCCCGCTCTGGCGAGAGatactccttcaagactgtgcAGATGATGACCAGACGTAGAGTTGCGTAA
- the eefsec gene encoding selenocysteine-specific elongation factor: MADGENGVGTSKTLNFNVGVLGHVDSGKTSLARALSSTASTAAFDKNPQSRERGITLDLGFSSFTVDLPQHLEAECCPLGYDNLQFTLVDCPGHASLIRTIIGGAQIIDLMVLVVDVVKGMQTQTAECLLIGQLTCSRMLVILNKTDLLPSNKRQSAIEKMTKRMHKTLENTRFKDCPVIAVAAKPGGPEAADTDEPQGIPELVEVLKQQAFLPQRDSTGPLLMAVDHCFSIRGQGTVMTGTVLQGAVHINDNVEIPALKVTKKVKSMQMFRRPVPMAMQGDRVGVCVTQFDPKLLERGVVCSPGSLHTLHAALVPVHKISYFRGALSSRTKFHISLGHETVMARVTFFGSAAAAPVGQAGEESDAAGDKAPAEAAFSFDKEYCHQEEYIAGQGEGQDPEQWALLEFEKPVTCPPRCLVIGSRLDTDIHANTCRLAFHGRLLHGMEEKNYAETTLPRLLISKDKQREGTVERVTDDYTVIGRNLFKKETNLQLFVGLKVTLSSGETGVIEGGFGQSGKVKIRIPEGLKEETKQLLSCGKKKGKGGKGDSVKEEEPKGDSQPVLIHLRFKRYIFDPKKKMVQS; encoded by the exons ATGGCTGACGGAGAAAACGGGGTTGGTACTTcaaaaacattaaatttcaaCGTTGGAGTGTTAGGACATGTTGACAGCGGTAAAACGTCTCTGGCTCGAGCACTCAGCAGCACAGCTTCCACCGCTGCTTTTGACAAGAATCCACAGTCCCGTGAGCGTGGGATCACGCTAGACTTGGGGTTCAGCTCGTTCACCGTGGACCTACCGCAGCATCTGGAAGCCGAGTGTTGCCCACTGGGTTATGACAACCTGCAGTTCACGCTTGTCGACTGCCCAGGTCATGCATCCCTCATCCGCACCATCATTGGCG GAGCCCAGATCATTGACCTGATGGTGCTGGTTGTGGATGTGGTGAAAGGGATGCAGACTCAGACAGCAGAGTGCCTTCTGATTGGCCAGTTGACCTGCTCGCGCATGCTGGTCATCCTCAACAAAACAGACCTGTTGCCAAGCAACAAAAGACAGAGTGCCATTGAGAAGATGACCAAAAGGATGCACAAAACTCTGGAGAACACCAG GTTTAAAGACTGCCCTGTCATAGCTGTGGCAGCTAAGCCTGGAGGTCCTGAGGCTGCAGACACAGATGAACCCCAAGGCATCCCTGAACTGGTAGAG gtactgaAACAACAGGCTTTCCTGCCTCAGAGGGACTCCACAGGCCCCCTGTTAATGGCTGTGGATCACTGCTTCTCCATCCGAGGCCAAGGCACTGTCATGACTGGCACTGTCCTGCAGGGGGCAGTGCACATCAACGACAATGTGGAAATCCCAGCCTTGAAG GTGACGAAGAAGGTGAAGTCCATGCAGATGTTCCGGCGGCCGGTACCCATGGCCATGCAGGGCGACCGCGTGGGCGTGTGCGTGACGCAGTTTGACCCCAAGCTGTTGGAGCGCGGCGTGGTGTGCTCGCCCGGCTCGCTGCACACGCTCCACGCCGCCCTGGTCCCCGTGCACAAGATCAGCTACTTCCGCGGAGCGCTGTCCAGCCGCACCAAGTTCCACATCAGCCTCGGCCACGAGACCGTCATGGCGCGCGTCACCTTCTTCGGTTCCGCGGCGGCAGCTCCGGTCGGCCAGGCCGGAGAGGAGTCAGACGCTGCTGGCGACAAGGCCCCCGCCGAGGCGGCTTTTTCCTTTGACAAGGAGTACTGCCACCAGGAGGAGTACATTGCTGGGCAGGGTGAGGGCCAGGACCCTGAGCAGTGGGCCCTGCTGGAGTTTGAGAAGCCGGTCACATGTCCGCCCCGCTGCTTGGTGATTGGCTCGCGGCTGGACACGGACATCCACGCCAACACGTGCCGACTGGCCTTCCACGGGAGGCTCCTGCACGGAATGGAGGAGAAGAACTACGCAGAGACCACCCTGCCCCGCCTGCTCATCAgcaaagacaaacagagagaggggactgTGGAGAGg GTGACCGATGACTACACTGTGATTGGCCGGAATCTGTTTAAGAAGGAGACCAACCTGCAGCTGTTTGTGGGGTTAAAGGTCACACTGTCGTCGGGGGAAACGGGGGTGATTGAGGGTGGCTTTGGACAGAGTGGCAAAGTGAAGATTAGAATACCAG agGGGCTGAAAGAGGAGACGAAGCAGCTGCTCTCCTGTGGGAAGAAGAAAGGGAAAGGCGGAAAGGGGGACTCGGTCAAGGAGGAGGAGCCTAAAGGAGACTCTCAGCCTGTTCTAATCCACCTGCGCTTCAAGAGGTACATCTTCGACCCCAAGAAGAAGATGGTTCAGTCCTGA
- the ruvbl1 gene encoding ruvB-like 1 yields the protein MKIEEVKSTTKTQRIASHSHVKGLGLDEAGNAKQSASGLVGQETAREACGIIVELIRSKKMAGRAVLLAGPPGTGKTALALAMAQELGNKVPFCPMVGSEVYSTEIKKTEVLMENFRRAIGLRIKETKEVYEGEVTELSPCETENPMGGYGKTISHVIIGLKTGKGTKQLKLDPSIYESLQKERVEVGDVIYIEANSGAVKRQGRCDTFATEFDLEAEEYVPLPKGDVHKKKEIIQDVTLHDLDIANARPQGGQDIMSMMGQLMKPKKTEITDKLRGEINKVVNRYIDQGVAELVPGVLFVDEVHMLDIECFTYLHRALESSIAPIVVFASNRGNCLIRGTEDITSPHGIPLDLLDRVMIIRTMLYTPQEMKQIIKIRAQTEGITISEEALSHLGEIGNKTTLRYAVQLLTPASLLGRVQGKESVEREQVEEINELFYDAKSSAKILQDQHTKFMK from the exons ATGAAGATAGAGGAGGTGAAAAGCACAACGAAAACTCAGCGTATTGCCTCACACAGCCATGTGAAAGGTCTTGGACTAGACGAAGCCGGTAATGCAAAGCAGTCAGCATCAGGCCTGGTGGGACAGGAGACTGCTAGAGAG GCATGTGGCATCATAGTAGAACTAATTCGCTCCAAGAAAATGGCAGGAAGAGCAGTATTGCTGGCCGGACCTCCTGGAACTGGAAAG acggcGCTTGCCCTGGCGATGGCTCAGGAGCTGGGGAATAAGGTGCCCTTCTGTCCCATGGTGGGCAGTGAGGTGTACTCAACAGAGATCAAGAAAACAGAGGTGCTGATGGAGAACTTCAGAAGGGCTATTG gcttgcGTATTAAAGAGACGAAGGAGGTGTATGAGGGGGAGGTGACGGAGCTGTCGCCCTGTGAGACGGAGAACCCCATGGGTGGCTACGGGAAAACCATCAGCCACGTCATCATCGGCCTCAAGACCGGAAAGGGCACCAAGCAACTCAAG CTGGATCCAAGTATCTATGAGAGTCTGCAGAAGGAGAGGGTGGAAGTAGGTGATGTCATCTACATCGAAGCCAACAGTGGAGCAGTcaag AGGCAGGGACGCTGTGACACGTTTGCCACCGAGTTCGACCTGGAGGCCGAGGAGTACGTCCCGCTGCCCAAAGGAGACGTGCACAAGAAGAAGGAGATCATCCAGGACGTCACGCTCCACGACCTGGACATAGCCAACGCCAGGCCAcag GGAGGACAGGACATCATGTCAATGATGGGACAACTGATGAAGCCCAAGAAGACAGAAATCACAG ATAAGTTGCGAGGCGAGATCAATAAGGTGGTGAACAGGTACATAGACCAGGGTGTGGCGGAGCTGGTGCCGGGGGTGCTGTTTGTGGACGAGGTGCACATGCTGGACATCGAGTGCTTCACCTACCTGCACCGCGCCCTGGAGAGCTCCATCGCCCCCATCGTCGTCTTCGCCTCCAACCGCGGCAACTGCctcatcag ggGAACGGAGGACATCACCTCTCCTCATGGCATCCCTCTCGATCTGCTGGACAGGGTCATGATCATCAGGACCATGCTCTACACTCCACAAGAGATGAAACAG ATCATTAAGATTCGCGCACAGACTGAAGGCATTACCATCAGTGAGGAGGCTCTGTCACACCTGGGAGAGATCGGCAACAAGACCACGCTAAG GTATGCGGTCCAGCTGCTGACGCCGGCCAGCCTGTTGGGACGAGTGCAGGGGAAGGAGAGTGTGGAGCGAGAACAGGTGGAGGAGATCAACGAGCTCTTCTATGACGCCAAGTCCTCCGCCAAGATCTTACAGGACCAACACACCAAGTTCATGAAATAA
- the mustn1a gene encoding musculoskeletal embryonic nuclear protein 1a — protein sequence MSQMEECDDERAQRPEVREEELLEARDQLSEKKEVKSKTFEVMEECERAGKTAPSVFSKARAGTETAFNKPGKK from the exons ATGTCTCAG ATGGAAGAGTGTGACGATGAGCGGGCACAGCGTCCAGAGGTGCGGGAAGAAGAGCTGCTGGAAGCGAGGGATCAATTGTCCGAGAAGAAGGAGGTGAAGAGCAAGACCtttgaggtgatggaggagtgcG AACGTGCCGGCAAAACAGCTCCTTCTGTGTTTAGCAAAGCTCGCGCAGGAACGGAAACAGCATTCAACAAACCAGGCAAGAAGTAA
- the LOC134091832 gene encoding uncharacterized protein LOC134091832, translated as MAVFHGQWCEEKVRLLISFYSAHEYLWNPRAELYKHRDIKKKALKELCQHLTDELEVMTEEDVRKKFKNLRTVFSREHGMVLKSNRSGAGPMDIYVPKWKYYQALSFLCDACNFDECSDHLDSSVSSESAVPTSSQAPDLCMAPLTPTSSRPCEHMAVSDAKRPKIDKRDKMDKMDKASEAMDFVISALKRKASSPHAGFLHYVENILDDLPESKAKKLKRQIIELAHTALDEE; from the exons ATGGCGGTGTTTCATGGACAGTGGTGCGAGGAAAAAGTGAGGCTGCTTATATCTTTTTACAGCG CACACGAGTACTTGTGGAACCCAAGGGCCGAACTGTACAAACATCGAGACATAAAGAAGAAAGCCTTAAAGGAGCTCTGCCAACATCTCACTGATGAGCTGGAAGTGATGACTG AGGAAGATGTGAGGAAAAAGTTCAAAAATCTGAGGACTGTCTTCTCACGGGAGCACGGCATGGTGCTTAAGAGCAACAGGTCTGGGGCTGGACCTATGGACATCTATGTCCCAAAGTGGAAATATTATCAGGCCTTGTCCTTTCTCTGTGATGCCTGCAACTTCGACGAATGTTCAGACCACTTAGATTCATCTGTGTCATCAGAGTCGGCTGTTCCAACATCCTCCCAGGCCCCAGATCTCTGCATGGCACCTCTTACTCCGACTTCATCTCGCCCCTGTGAGCACATGGCTGTGTCTGACGCAAAAAGACCAAAAATAGACAAAAGAgacaaaatggacaaaatggacAAGGCCTCTGAGGCCATGGACTTTGTCATCAGTGCCCTCAAAAGAAAGGCCTCCTCGCCACACGCAGGGTTTTTGCATTACGTGGAAAATATTTTGGATGACCTGCCAGAGAGCAAAGCAAAAAAGCTGAAAAGGCAAATCATTGAATTGGCTCACACTGCATTGGATGAGGAGTAA